CAGAGCAGAGCGAGCAATAGACTATTGGACTGGCGACATTCCATCCACTGTAAGCGCATTCACGCGTTAGCTGACGACAGGCGGTACGCTCGAGATATCTGTAGCCTGTCGAGAAGTTAGTAAATAAGTACAATATTTCTCGAATATCCCTTCAGTGGCTCCAATACGTATCTACAATTAGACTATGTGAACGGATATAAGACGACTGAGTAAATACTCACCTACATGACCGATGACGTTCCGGTTGCAGTCCGGGATGAGATTGCTCGTGCTGTCCTGCACGCCCTCGCAAACCACGGCTACGCGGGCTTGACGACAAAGAAGGTCGCAGCCGAATCGGAGAAAAGCGAGGCAGCACTCTTCTATCACTACGATACAAAGGACGATCTTGTGGTTGCGTTCTTGGAATGGGCTATCGATCGCTCGACTGGGCGTCTGACCAATCTTGATGCGGAGGATCCCATCGATGAACTCACTATCGCATGTGAGGTTCTTCTCGGCGACGCTGATGACGAACTCGACCGTGGGATCAACGTTGCCATGATGGAACTACTCTCTCATGCTCCCCACAACGAGCGGTTCCGTGCGCTCCTCACTGATTTCGAGCGCGCGGAAATTGAGACGCTCGCTACCATCATCGACCGTGGCATCGATGCTGGTGTGTTTCGATCAGTCGATTCGACAGCCACTGCCGCGTACATCCTTATGACTACCGACGGGACGGCTGGGGCCGTCATGGCGCTCGGACTGCACGATGTTGGTGAGCAGGTGCGCGATCGGCTGTTTTCGTATATCCAGACAGAAATTATTGCTGGGAACCGCTCTCACTGATCAGCGTTTGATCACATGAAAGCGTGATCATTGTGATTCACGACTCGGAGGAAGAATTATCGTAACTGAGTATGTACTCACTTAGTATGGGAAATTTGGAACCTTCACAGTCTGGAAAGGATAGGCCACCCGGATTTCAGTCATTAGCGTCGGAAATTGACGTGGATGATCTCTCTGTTGAGGGTCACCTTCCGGAGTGGCTAGAGGGAACACTCCTTCGGAATGGCCCAGCGAAGTTTGAAGTCGGTGAACGACGCCTCCAACATTGGTTCGATGGATTCGCCATGCTGCATCGGTTTTCGTTCCAAGACGGTCGTGTTGGATACACAAACAAGTTCCTCGAAAGCAGAGCGTACGAACACGCTCGTGACGAGGGTGAGTTGCGCTTTGGTGAGTTCGCTACTGATCCGTGTCGGGATATCTTCGAACGGGTGTTTACCCTGTTCTCATCGCGTGCTCAAACTGATAACGCGAACGTAAACATCGCCCGTCACGCGGATCGGTTCGTCGCCATGACCGAAACCCCGCTTCCTGTCGAGTTCGACCCAGAGACGCTGGAGTCACTCGGTGTATACGACTATCCGGACGATCTCGACGGACAGCTCACGACAGCACACCCGCACCACGACTTCGAGCGAGGGGAGACGGTGAACTACGTCACACAATTCGACCGACAGAGCAGAT
The nucleotide sequence above comes from Halocatena marina. Encoded proteins:
- a CDS encoding TetR/AcrR family transcriptional regulator; amino-acid sequence: MTDDVPVAVRDEIARAVLHALANHGYAGLTTKKVAAESEKSEAALFYHYDTKDDLVVAFLEWAIDRSTGRLTNLDAEDPIDELTIACEVLLGDADDELDRGINVAMMELLSHAPHNERFRALLTDFERAEIETLATIIDRGIDAGVFRSVDSTATAAYILMTTDGTAGAVMALGLHDVGEQVRDRLFSYIQTEIIAGNRSH